A stretch of Lactuca sativa cultivar Salinas chromosome 6, Lsat_Salinas_v11, whole genome shotgun sequence DNA encodes these proteins:
- the LOC111918797 gene encoding putative RING-H2 finger protein ATL21A: MEKEHILLLILSSFFLLKPIAGANDDCLPASCGPHQPEIRFPFHILGRQPARCGFPGFDLSCDEQNQTIIRLPSSRSYIVKRISYVSQVIYIDPEFCRPNRIVGVNLTDTPFRFSTLRSFTFYNCSTQNYGFMYPAIPFPCLSSRNYSVIATRTGIFSPAYMPSNCQAMKTIVVPIRLNSDFRDDLQLMWFTPFCRSCEMEGRACGLKSDDGETVCVGSSRGISKSAKYGLSIGIGVPALIGIIGLICYASARAQAQNESHNQSIDLFSIAIIPQPRTGLDGPTIESYPKTVLGESCRLPNDDATCAICLSDYKPKESLRTIPECNHYFHSECIDEWLKLNATCPVCRNSPESSSLVTPCSSASSTSSREDST, from the exons ATGGAGAAGGAACATATTCTCCTACTAATCCTCTCCTCCTTCTTTCTACTGAAACCCATCGCCGGTGCTAACGACGACTGCTTGCCGGCCTCGTGTGGCCCCCACCAACCAGAAATACGTTTCCCGTTCCATATCCTCGGCCGGCAACCCGCCCGCTGCGGATTCCCCGGTTTCGACCTCTCCTGTGACGAACAAAACCAAACAATCATCCGACTTCCGTCATCCCGCTCATACATCGTCAAAAGAATTTCCTACGTTTCACAG GTGATCTACATAGATCCGGAATTCTGCCGGCCAAACCGAATCGTCGGTGTCAATTTAACTGACACGCCATTCCGTTTCAGCACCTTAAGGAGCTTCACTTTTTACAACTGCTCCACTCAGAACTACGGTTTCATGTATCCCGCCATTCCATTCCCTTGCCTGAGCTCCAGAAATTATTCGGTAATCGCTACTCGGACCGGAATATTCTCTCCTGCATacatgccttcaaattgtcagGCTATGAAGACGATCGTGGTGCCAATCCGGTTGAACAGTGACTTTAGAGACGATTTGCAGTTGATGTGGTTCACTCCGTTTTGTAGATCTTGCGAAATGGAAGGTAGAGCTTGTGGATTGAAGAGCGATGATGGAGAGACAGTTTGCGTTGGTTCTTCCCGCG GTATTTCTAAGAGTGCAAAATACGGATTGAGTATAGGCATCGGTGTACCCGCCTTAATAGGCATCATCGGGCTTATATGTTATGCATCAGCTAGAGCACAAGCCCAAAACGAATCTCATAACCAAAGCATTGACCTTTTCTCAATTGCAATCATCCCACAACCAAGAACGGGCTTGGATGGGCCCACAATAGAGTCCTACCCAAAGACTGTTCTTGGAGAGAGTTGTAGATTGCCTAATGATGATGCTACTTGTGCTATATGTCTTTCTGATTACAAACCTAAAGAGTCGTTGAGGACGATCCCAGAATGTAATCACTATTTCCATTCTGAATGTATTGATGAGTGGCTCAAGCTGAATGCCACCTGTCCAGTGTGTAGGAACTCACCGGAGAGTTCTTCATTGGTTACACCTTGTTCTTCTGCATCATCGACATCGAGTCGGGAAGATTCAACTTAA